A part of Cannabis sativa cultivar Pink pepper isolate KNU-18-1 chromosome 6, ASM2916894v1, whole genome shotgun sequence genomic DNA contains:
- the LOC115725433 gene encoding phosphatidylserine decarboxylase proenzyme 3-like: MGNDSSRLHLPFRHGQRPGKASSSSSSLHKPLTADHFAGIALLTLRSAEMKFKDKWLACVSFGEQTFRTQISDQTDKPVWNSEKKLLLEKDGPHVARISVFETNTVSSNTLVGYCEINLLEYLTQGEDSDPEVLDLLNPSSSDLVVGKIYISCSVEDPVETEKSFARRILSIVDYNQDGMLSLSEFSDLINAFGNRLAAEKKEELFKAADKNGDGVVSMDELAALLASQQEKEPLITCCPVCGEVLEVSDKLNNMIHLTLCFDEGTGNQVMEGGFLTDTQASYGWMFKLSEWVHYSSYDVGLNSGSSASHIVVLDRRTKTLVEETIDSKIVLSMRAIYQSKLGIGLMDKGAKEFLLSISEKQGKKMNTTESAKDIPKFVDFFKGQINLAEAKYPVEHFKTFNEFFVRELKPGVRPIACKERDDVAICGADSRLMAFTTVDDSKRFWIKGRKFSIKGLLGPEISSNEFDHGSLVIFRLAPQDYHRFHFPVSGTVEKFIDIPGALYTVNPIAVNSKYCNVFTENKRVVSIISTPDFGKVAFIAIGATMVGSITFSKKAGDHVKKGDEFGYFSFGGSTVICVFEKDSITIDEDLLANSARSLETLVCVGMKLGVAKNSSNVELPNLETFAIN, from the exons ATGGGGAACGACAGCTCTCGATTACATCTTCCTTTTCGCCATGGTCAACGACCTGGAAAAGCTAGCTCTAGCTCTTCTTCTCTTCATAAACCTCTCACCGCTGATCATTTTGCTGGAATAGCTCTTCTCACTCTCCGTAGT GCGGAAATGAAGTTCAAGGACAAGTGGCTTGCTTGTGTTTCTTTTGGAGAACAGACATTCCGTACACAAATATCTGATCA GACAGACAAACCAGTCTGGAATTCT GAAAAAAAGCTTCTTTTGGAAAAAGATGGACCTCATGTTGCAAGGATATCTGTGTTTGAG ACTAATACTGTGTCTAGCAACACTCTGGTAGGATATTGCGAGATTAATCTTCTTGAATATTTAACGCAG GGTGAGGATTCTGACCCTGAGGTGCTGGACCTGTTAAATCCATCTTCATCAGATTTGGTAGTTGGGAAGATTTATATTTCATGCTCTGTTGAG GATCCAGTTGAAACAGAAAAGAGTTTTGCAAGACGCATCTTATCTATAGTG GACTATAATCAGGATGGGATGCTGTCATTGTCTGAGTTTTCTGATTTAATTAATGCTTTTGGGAATCGACTGGCAGCTGAAAAG AAAGAGGAATTGTTTAAAGCAGCTGACAAGAACGGGGATGGTGTTGTTAGCATGGATGAGTTAGCTGCCCTTCTTGCTTCTCAACAAGAAAA AGAACCATTAATTACTTGCTGTCCTGTTTGTGGTGAAGTTCTTGAAGTTTCTGATAAGCTGAACAACATGATTCATCTGACATTGTGTTTTGACGAAGGAACTGGAAACCAGGTTATGGAAGGAGGATTTTTAACCGATACACAGGCTTCATATGG GTGGATGTTCAAACTAAGTGAGTGGGTCCATTACTCTTCTTATGATGTTGGTTTGAATTCTGGATCAAGCGCTTCTCATATTGTG GTATTGGATCGGAGGACAAAGACGCTTGTGGAAGAAACAATTGACAGCAAAATTGTTTTGTCAATGAGAGCTATATACCAGTCAAAGCTTGGGATTGGGCTTATGGACAAAG GAGCAAAAGAATTTTTGCTGAGCATCTCTGAAAAGCAAGGGAAGAAAATGAATACAACGGAGTCTGCTAAAGACATACCAAAGTTTGTTGACTTTTTCAAG GGTCAAATCAATTTGGCTGAAGCCAAGTACCCTGTGGAGCATTTTAAG ACGTTCAATGAATTCTTTGTGCGAGAGCTGAAGCCAGGTGTTAGACCAATTGCCTGCAAGGAACGGGATGATGTAGCTATTTGTGGAGCAGATAGCCGTTTGATGGCGTTTACAACAGTAGATGATAGTAAAAGGTTTTGGATTAAG GGACGAAAGTTTTCAATAAAAGGTCTTCTTGGACCAGAAATAAGTTCCAACGAATTTGATCATGGATCGTTGGTAATATTTCGTTTGGCACCACAG GACTATCATCGTTTTCATTTCCCTGTTTCTGGAACTGTTGAGAAATTTATCGACATACCTGGTGCTTTATACACA GTTAACCCCATTGCAGTCAATAGCAAGTACTGTAATGTATTCACTGAAAACAAGCGAGTTGTGTCAATTATTTCAACACCTGATTTTGGAAAG GTGGCATTTATAGCTATTGGAGCTACTATGGTTGGAAGCATAACATTTTCAAAGAAAGCGGGTGACCATGTGAAGAAGGGAGATGAG TTTGGATATTTCTCATTTGGTGGAAGTACCGTAATTTGTGTCTTTGAAAAG GATTCGATTACAATCGATGAGGATCTCTTAGCAAACAGTGCTAGGTCACTGGAGACACTGGTGTGTGTGGGGATGAAGTTAGGTGTAGCAAAGAACTCTTCCAACGTTGAACTCCCAAACTTGGAAACTTTTGCCATAAATTAG